The Nitrospiria bacterium genomic interval GTTTTTGCCGTGATCATGGGTGTGGGTGCCTCTGGAGGGTATTACATCGCGGTTTCCGCCGATAAGATTGTCGCCCATCCCACCACCGTAACGGGGAGTATCGGTGTCATTATGCTCAACGTCAGCCTCCAAGGCCTTCTTGAGAAAATTGGAATTGAGAATGAAACCATAAAATCCGGCGATAAAAAAGATATGGGGTCTCCCTTGAAAAAAATGACAGAAGAGGAAAGGGCTTTATTTCAAGGAGTGATTCGAGCGCTTTACGATGAGTTCGTCAATGTGGTGGCTCAAGGTCGTCAAAACTTAACGGAAGAAAAGATCCGCACACTGGCCGATGGGCGAATTTATTCCTCCCAACAAGCCTTGGCGACCGGATTGGTGGACCAAATCGGGTATCTTCAGGACGCTTTTGAGTTGGCCAAAAAAGAAACAGGTTTAGAACAGGCGAAGCTGGTTCTTTATAAAAGGCCGGGGCAATACCGCACCACTATATATTCCCAGGGGCCATCCAATCCCCCCAGAATTAATTCCTTGGTTCTTTTTGATTTAAAAGGGTTAATCCAACCTGGGGTTCCGAAATTCATGTATTTGTGGGTTCCCTAGGTTAAACCCATTTATTGAGGATTTAAACGGAGGAAAAAGATTTGCCAAAACGCACCGATATTCAAAAGATTTTGATAATTGGATCCGGCCCCATTGTCATTGGGCAGGGTTG includes:
- the sppA gene encoding signal peptide peptidase SppA, with the protein product MKQFMGFFLFGLLALGFSGCIKVSLFPKPVPFEEQVISGKGKNKILLLDISGVIQEEETSLFSGEPDLVARVKEQLTKAARDETIKGVLLRINSPGGTVTASDLIHHEVMEFKKKTGKKVFAVIMGVGASGGYYIAVSADKIVAHPTTVTGSIGVIMLNVSLQGLLEKIGIENETIKSGDKKDMGSPLKKMTEEERALFQGVIRALYDEFVNVVAQGRQNLTEEKIRTLADGRIYSSQQALATGLVDQIGYLQDAFELAKKETGLEQAKLVLYKRPGQYRTTIYSQGPSNPPRINSLVLFDLKGLIQPGVPKFMYLWVP